The window CGCGGAGGAAGCAGAGCGCCTCATGGAAGCGCAGCAGCAGGCCGGGCTCCCGGATCGACTGGCTGACGAGGCCCGCGAGCGCGCTCCACTTGGCCGCGCGATCCTCGGGCGTGAAGCGGTTCTTGGTCCGCTCGAGAGATGCGATGAGCGCCCCAGGCGATGCGAGCGGGGCGTCGGGGCCGCGAGGCTTCGGAGCGGACATCGGCGCGCACTCTAGCGCACCCGCCGGGGCGGGGCAAGCCCGGACTTGGCCGGGTCGAGCCCTCCAGGCCGATGCGTTTTCAACCGCCGTCCCGAAGCCCTGCGTTTTTTACTTGACAGGGGGTTTCACTTCACACTAGTGTTTCAGCGAATGCTGAAAGTGACGGAACCAGTGAAACCATGCTCCGTATCAATGAAATCAAGAAGCAGGCGGCCCATCGGCTGCGAGGTCTCTTCCCTCAAGCCCTGGATTGGCAGGAGCTTATCGATTCGCACGTCCGGGACCAGACGGTGGATCTCCTCATCCGGTTCCGGATGGGCTCGGAGGTGAAGGCCCTGATCTGCGAGGTTCGCCAGGTCGGGCAGCCGCGAAACATCCGGGAAGTTCTCACTCGCCTCCGGGGCCTCCGGGAGCAAGTGCCAGGGGCCTATCCGATGGTGGCGGCGCCCTACATCAGCCCCCAGTCGGCCGCCCTCGTTCGACAGCACGGCTGCGGGTACGTGGATCTCTCCGGCAACTGCTATCTCGCCTTCGACCATGTCCTCATCGAGAAGGAGGGCAAGCCGAACACCCGTCCGGCGAGCCGGCCCCTCAAGACCCTCTTCGCGCCGCGCGCCACGCGGATCGCCCGGGCGCTCCTCGTCGAGCGCGACCGGAGCTGGCGGCTCGAGGAGCTCGGGCGCGCTGCCCAGGTGAGCCTGGGGCATGCCCACAACGTCGTGAAGCGCCTGGAGGACCTCGAGTGGGTCGAGCGCGGACCGGGCGGGCGGTACCGGCTTCAGAAGCCCGGCGAGCTCCTGGACGCCTGGAGGGACGAGTACTCGCACCGGGCCAACGCGATGACGGCGTACATCTCGGCGGTCGGCGAGAGGCGCCGGATCATGGAGGCGCTCGCCCGGCAAGCCAGTGCCCTGGGAGGGACCTACGCCTTCACCCTTCACGCCGGGGCGTCGCTGGTCGGCCCCCAGGTGCGCGTCGCGACAGTGCACTGCTACGTCGGCGGTGACCCCGAGCCGCTGGCCCGCGCCGTCGGGCTTCAGCCGGTGGAGGGCGAGGGGACGGTGTACCTCATGACCCCGTACGACCAGGGCGTGTTCTACGCGCCGCTCACGAAGGGCGGTCTCCGAGTGGTGTGCCTCCCGCAACTCTACGTGGATCTCTATCACCACGAGCACCGCGGGCGCGAGCAAGCCGACAAGCTCCGTCGTGACGCGCTGGGCTTCTGAGGCGTCCGTCAGTCGGGCTTTCGAGCCCCGGACGCGAGCCCCAGGAAGGGAGGAGGTGATAGCGGATGGCGACGAAGAAGAAGGCGGCGAAGAAGAAGAAGAAATAACCGCCGTGCGACGGCCGGGAGGGGGTGCAGCCCCTCCCTGCCTCCCGAATCCTACGGGGAAGGGAGGTGATGCTCGGAGTGGCGAAGAAGAAGGCCGCGAAGAAGAAGAAGAAGTAGCAGTGCTGGATCGGGTTCGGGGGCGAAGCGTCCCCCTAACCCGGCACTCATCCAGACGCCGGCCGCCGAGGAGCGTGCGCCCCGGCGGCCGGCGCTATCCCGCCTTGACAACCTTGCCGGACCTTAGGCAGCGCGTGCAGACCCGGAGCCGCCGGGGTCGCCCGTTCACCATGGCCCGCATCGACACGAGGTTCGGCAGCCACCGGCGCTTGGTGACGTTGTGGGCGTGGCTGATCTGGTGACCGACGACCGGGCCCTTGCCGCACACGTCGCAGCGTTGTGCCATGCTCGACTCCTCAGACGAATTGACGCCCCCCTTGTGGGGGGGCGACGCATTTCTATACCATGGAGAGCGCGGTGACACAAGCCCGCCCGCCGAGCCCGCCCACCGAGCGTCCCGTGGCCTCCCGCCCCT of the Candidatus Methylomirabilota bacterium genome contains:
- a CDS encoding type IV toxin-antitoxin system AbiEi family antitoxin is translated as MLRINEIKKQAAHRLRGLFPQALDWQELIDSHVRDQTVDLLIRFRMGSEVKALICEVRQVGQPRNIREVLTRLRGLREQVPGAYPMVAAPYISPQSAALVRQHGCGYVDLSGNCYLAFDHVLIEKEGKPNTRPASRPLKTLFAPRATRIARALLVERDRSWRLEELGRAAQVSLGHAHNVVKRLEDLEWVERGPGGRYRLQKPGELLDAWRDEYSHRANAMTAYISAVGERRRIMEALARQASALGGTYAFTLHAGASLVGPQVRVATVHCYVGGDPEPLARAVGLQPVEGEGTVYLMTPYDQGVFYAPLTKGGLRVVCLPQLYVDLYHHEHRGREQADKLRRDALGF
- the rpmB gene encoding 50S ribosomal protein L28, which translates into the protein MAQRCDVCGKGPVVGHQISHAHNVTKRRWLPNLVSMRAMVNGRPRRLRVCTRCLRSGKVVKAG